In a genomic window of Erigeron canadensis isolate Cc75 chromosome 5, C_canadensis_v1, whole genome shotgun sequence:
- the LOC122601630 gene encoding scarecrow-like protein 18, with product MTKLTNYTPPSIYLKQLLLTCAHSISRCDFSTANHLTTILSAKSSPIGDSSERLIHSFTKALTLRLHTIPTNSSTTNYSTPTANYNNNMDNDDAIIQSSYLSLNQITPFIRFSHLTANQAILEAIDQSNHLQQHPPYDIHILDFDIMHGVQWPPLMQAIADRHDPLPTLRITATGTNLDILRKTGDRLSKFAHSLGLRFRFFPLLLPQSISSTQTVDDVINHLSAVLLLPNEILAVNCVLYLHRLLIDRDKLCLLLRKIKSMNPKVVTLAENEANHNHPLFLSRFEEALHYYTAVFDSLEATLPPNSRQRMEVEQVWFGREIGDIVAVAEGEKRRERHERFLSWEMMMRIAGFRNVALSPFALSQAKLLLRLHYPSEGYNLDVVNDSFFLGWQNQPLFSVSSWH from the coding sequence ATGACCAAGTTGACAAACTACACACCACCATCAATTTACTTAAAGCAACTCCTTTTAACATGTGCTCACTCCATTTCTAGGTGTGATTTCAGCACAGCCAACCATCTTACCACCATCCTTTCAGCCAAATCTTCACCTATTGGTGACTCTTCCGAAAGACTAATCCATTCTTTCACCAAAGCCCTAACCCTACGCCTTCATACCATCCCCACAAATTCTTCGACCACAAACTATTCTACTCCTACTGCTAATTACAACAACAATATGGATAATGATGATGCAATCATACAATCATCATATTTATCACTTAACCAAATCACACCTTTCATTAGATTTAGTCATCTCACTGCTAATCAAGCAATCTTGGAAGCCATTGATCAATCTAACCATCTTCAACAGCATCCGCCTtatgatatacatatactagATTTCGACATCATGCACGGTGTCCAATGGCCACCTTTAATGCAAGCCATAGCCGACCGACATGACCCGTTACCGACTCTCCGAATCACAGCCACCGGAACCAACCTCGATATCCTACGGAAAACCGGTGACCGGCTTTCTAAATTTGCTCACTCACTTGGTCTTCGATTCCGGTTCTTTCCACTTTTGCTCCCACAAAGTATTTCTAGCACTCAAACAGTGGATGACGTCATAAACCATCTGTCTGCTGTCTTACTACTTCCTAATGAAATCTTGGCTGTGAATTGTGTTCTTTATTTACATCGTTTGTTAATCGACCGAGACAAGCTTTGTTTGTTGTTGAGAAAAATCAAATCTATGAACCCTAAAGTTGTAACTTTAGCTGAAAACGAAGCAAACCATAACCACCCATTATTTCTCTCAAGATTTGAAGAGGCTTTGCACTACTACACCGCGGTTTTCGACTCGCTTGAAGCGACACTTCCACCGAATAGTAGGCAAAGGATGGAGGTTGAGCAAGTATGGTTTGGGAGAGAAATTGGAGATATAGTTGCTGTAGCTGAAGGAGAGAAGAGAAGAGAAAGGCATGAGAGGTTTTTGTCATGGGAGATGATGATGAGAATTGCTGGTTTTCGGAATGTGGCTTTAAGCCCTTTTGCTCTTTCACAAGCTAAGTTGCTGTTGAGACTTCATTACCCATCTGAAGGTTATAATCTTGATGTTGTAAATGATTCTTTCTTTTTGGGTTGGCAGAATCAACCCCTTTTCTCTGTTTCTTCTTGGCATTAA